One region of Mucilaginibacter sp. 14171R-50 genomic DNA includes:
- a CDS encoding FKBP-type peptidyl-prolyl cis-trans isomerase, with amino-acid sequence MNRILLILFLSVVCFSACKKGYDPIAEERVQAEKDDKIIQDYIAATPGLSSVIKRVDSAGVATGVYYVVLAPGSGNALYTNSTRITVDYTAKILTTGEVFAQSNNFHPSFILGVDVFRAWRLGIPQIQKGGKIRIIAASRYVYGPYDQPELNLPKNSVVDFEIELLDVTN; translated from the coding sequence ATGAACAGGATACTGTTGATATTATTTTTATCGGTTGTTTGTTTTTCGGCCTGCAAAAAAGGGTACGACCCCATTGCCGAAGAGCGGGTGCAGGCAGAGAAAGATGATAAAATAATACAGGATTACATAGCCGCTACGCCGGGCTTAAGCTCGGTAATAAAAAGAGTGGACAGCGCAGGAGTTGCAACCGGTGTTTACTATGTGGTGTTAGCGCCCGGAAGCGGTAATGCATTGTACACAAATTCTACACGTATTACGGTTGACTATACGGCCAAAATACTTACAACCGGCGAAGTGTTTGCGCAAAGCAATAATTTTCACCCATCCTTTATATTAGGAGTGGATGTTTTCAGGGCCTGGCGGTTGGGAATACCGCAGATACAAAAAGGTGGTAAAATACGGATAATTGCCGCATCAAGGTATGTTTACGGTCCGTACGACCAGCCCGAGCTTAATTTACCCAAAAATTCGGTGGTAGATTTTGAGATTGAACTTTTAGATGTAACGAACTGA
- a CDS encoding FKBP-type peptidyl-prolyl cis-trans isomerase produces MKQKIFTFLLIAATGLTACKKNTDNQPDIREYDQQQIQAYISANGLTDFSQDTTKDGTGTTGMYYKIITKGSGDTLKYADRISMVYTLKTLDGKYVSSDTITNHLYEYLGHLVNDNLPQGLQLAVHNLLQHKGASMRVLIPSRLAYGQKGYGSGSITNVNARIGGNQSLDYYVHVIADQEVYDDKVINNYLAANNLTGYTKDPLGYYYKITTPGTGPEGGISEFSNVDLTYKGTLLNGTTFDESTTAITFTPYSVIEGLGSALQKYGVKGASISMLIPSSLGYGTAARDLIPSNSILRYDFQITDIK; encoded by the coding sequence ATGAAACAAAAGATTTTTACTTTTTTATTAATAGCAGCCACAGGTTTAACCGCCTGCAAAAAAAATACCGATAACCAGCCCGATATCAGGGAGTACGATCAGCAGCAAATTCAGGCCTATATAAGCGCTAATGGCTTAACGGATTTTAGCCAGGATACCACGAAAGATGGTACAGGCACTACCGGTATGTATTATAAAATTATAACAAAGGGCAGCGGCGATACACTGAAATATGCCGACAGGATATCAATGGTATATACCTTAAAGACTTTGGATGGGAAGTATGTATCATCAGATACTATTACCAACCATTTATATGAGTATTTGGGACACCTTGTTAACGATAACCTGCCGCAGGGGTTACAACTTGCGGTTCATAACCTGTTGCAACACAAAGGTGCCAGTATGCGCGTGCTTATTCCGTCGAGGCTTGCCTATGGGCAAAAGGGTTACGGATCGGGTAGCATAACCAATGTAAACGCCCGTATAGGCGGTAATCAAAGCCTTGATTATTATGTACACGTAATTGCCGACCAGGAGGTTTATGATGATAAGGTTATTAATAATTACCTAGCCGCCAATAATTTAACCGGATATACTAAAGACCCGCTGGGCTATTATTATAAGATAACTACCCCCGGTACCGGGCCGGAAGGCGGAATATCAGAGTTTTCGAACGTTGATCTGACTTATAAGGGAACGCTGCTAAATGGTACTACATTTGACGAAAGTACAACCGCCATTACCTTTACACCCTATTCGGTAATTGAAGGGCTGGGCAGCGCGCTTCAAAAGTATGGCGTAAAAGGGGCTTCTATTTCTATGCTGATACCATCATCGCTGGGCTATGGCACCGCTGCACGAGACCTTATACCGTCAAATTCGATACTTAGGTACGATTTTCAAATAACCGATATTAAGTAG
- a CDS encoding TIGR01777 family oxidoreductase yields MGKSILITGGSGLLGRELTKALLNSGHSVAHLSRSAPKNPQVKTFLWDVKNDVIDEHCIDGIDTIIHLAGAGIAEKRWTEKRKKEIVESRTKSIALIYRLMGSKPNQVTTVLSASGIGYYSNRGDELLTEDKEPALDFIGTCCVEWEKAVDEGAQFGLRIVKFRTGVVLTTKGGALPQLARPIKMGVGSALGNGRQWVSWIHHHDVIAMYLFGLSNDQLTGVFNMSAPFPVTNSELTRAVANHLHRPLWAPKVPAFLIKLLFGQMASLVLGSTKVSVQKIQEAGFKFNYPDITGALKEIYG; encoded by the coding sequence ATGGGTAAAAGCATACTTATCACCGGCGGCTCGGGTTTACTGGGCCGGGAACTTACAAAAGCGCTGCTTAACAGTGGCCACAGTGTAGCTCACTTGAGCCGCAGCGCGCCTAAAAATCCGCAGGTAAAAACTTTTTTGTGGGATGTTAAAAATGACGTGATAGACGAGCATTGTATCGACGGCATCGACACTATTATTCACCTGGCAGGTGCAGGCATAGCAGAAAAACGCTGGACAGAAAAACGTAAAAAAGAGATTGTGGAAAGCCGCACCAAATCAATCGCCCTTATTTACCGGCTGATGGGCAGCAAACCTAATCAGGTAACAACGGTGCTTTCTGCATCAGGTATTGGCTATTACAGTAACCGCGGCGATGAACTGCTCACTGAAGATAAGGAGCCCGCATTAGATTTTATTGGCACCTGCTGCGTAGAATGGGAAAAGGCAGTGGACGAGGGCGCGCAATTTGGCCTTCGCATTGTAAAATTCCGTACCGGGGTGGTATTAACAACCAAAGGCGGTGCGTTGCCGCAGCTGGCCCGGCCTATAAAGATGGGTGTAGGTTCGGCTTTAGGCAATGGCCGGCAGTGGGTATCATGGATACACCACCATGATGTAATAGCAATGTACCTGTTCGGTTTATCGAATGATCAGCTAACAGGCGTTTTCAATATGTCGGCCCCGTTCCCTGTAACCAATTCTGAACTTACCCGGGCCGTTGCTAACCATCTGCACCGGCCGCTTTGGGCGCCTAAGGTTCCTGCCTTTTTAATAAAGTTATTATTTGGCCAAATGGCAAGCCTGGTATTAGGAAGCACCAAAGTATCGGTACAAAAAATTCAGGAAGCGGGCTTTAAGTTTAACTATCCCGATATAACCGGGGCCTTGAAAGAAATATATGGTTAA
- the ggt gene encoding gamma-glutamyltransferase — MINFKPIIACTAVVFFVSLSFDAPAQQQTINPAKYRKGMVVCAYPDAAKAGLEVLKKGGNAVDAAVAVQFALAVTHPQAGNLGGGGFMVYRSAKGLSATLDFREKAPAKASTNMYLDASGNVIPDMSLYTHQASGIPGSVDGMIAAHKKFGKLKWAVLVQPAINLAFNGFKMTKRLASDINRNSSVFRKLNPGKNYLVKDTPWQEGDTLIQTDLGNTLALIRDKGRAGFYDGKVADLIVAEMKAGKGLFTKADLRNYHSVWRKPLTGIYKNYKIITMPPPSSGGIALLQLLRSVESFPLHRYGFNSDSTVQVMVEAERRVYADRSKYLGDPDFYNVPVDSLLKPQYLKNRMQSFNWDAATPSAAIQPGTFIGYESDQTTHYSIVDNEGNAVAITTTLNDTFGSKIFVAGAGFLLNNEMDDFSSKPGVPNMYGLVGGKANSIQPGKRMLSSMTPTIVEKNGGLFMVVGTPGGSTIITSVFQTVLDVIEFDMDMQQAVSAKRFHHQWLPDEVGSEPGALSDAVKDKLTKKGYKLTNRGAIGRVDGILKTKTGYQGGADPRGDDTAIGW, encoded by the coding sequence ATGATCAATTTTAAACCTATAATAGCGTGCACGGCCGTTGTGTTTTTTGTAAGCCTGAGCTTTGATGCGCCTGCACAGCAGCAAACTATTAATCCCGCAAAATACCGTAAGGGTATGGTGGTATGTGCCTATCCCGATGCGGCAAAAGCCGGGCTTGAAGTATTAAAGAAAGGCGGCAACGCGGTAGATGCGGCGGTTGCTGTGCAGTTTGCACTTGCGGTTACACACCCGCAGGCCGGTAATTTGGGCGGCGGGGGGTTTATGGTTTACCGTTCGGCAAAGGGCCTTTCGGCCACGCTCGATTTCAGGGAGAAGGCGCCGGCCAAAGCAAGCACCAATATGTATCTTGATGCCTCGGGCAACGTTATCCCGGATATGAGCCTGTACACCCACCAGGCGTCGGGCATACCCGGCTCTGTTGATGGTATGATTGCTGCACATAAAAAGTTTGGTAAATTAAAATGGGCAGTGTTGGTACAGCCTGCAATTAACCTGGCGTTTAATGGGTTTAAAATGACCAAACGCCTGGCATCGGATATCAACCGCAATAGTTCGGTATTTAGAAAACTTAACCCCGGTAAAAATTATTTGGTTAAAGATACCCCGTGGCAAGAGGGCGATACCCTGATACAAACCGATCTTGGCAATACGCTGGCGCTGATACGCGATAAGGGCCGTGCCGGCTTTTACGATGGCAAAGTAGCCGACCTGATAGTAGCCGAAATGAAAGCAGGCAAAGGTTTGTTTACTAAGGCCGACCTGAGAAATTATCATTCGGTATGGCGTAAACCGCTTACCGGTATTTATAAAAACTATAAGATCATTACCATGCCGCCGCCGTCAAGCGGGGGTATAGCGTTACTTCAATTGCTCAGATCCGTAGAAAGCTTCCCTTTACACCGGTATGGCTTTAACAGCGACAGCACCGTTCAGGTAATGGTTGAGGCTGAGCGCAGGGTATATGCCGACCGCTCGAAATACCTGGGCGACCCGGATTTTTATAATGTCCCTGTTGATAGCCTGCTTAAGCCCCAATATCTAAAAAACCGTATGCAAAGCTTTAACTGGGATGCCGCCACACCAAGCGCCGCTATACAGCCGGGTACTTTTATAGGTTACGAGAGCGACCAAACCACCCATTATTCTATTGTGGATAACGAGGGGAACGCTGTAGCCATCACCACCACGCTGAACGACACTTTCGGTTCAAAGATATTTGTGGCGGGCGCCGGCTTTTTGCTGAACAATGAGATGGACGACTTTAGTTCGAAGCCGGGCGTACCTAATATGTATGGTCTGGTTGGCGGTAAAGCCAATAGCATACAGCCGGGCAAGCGCATGCTATCCAGCATGACACCCACTATTGTCGAAAAAAACGGCGGGTTGTTCATGGTGGTAGGGACTCCGGGCGGTTCAACTATTATTACGTCGGTGTTTCAAACAGTGCTGGATGTTATTGAATTTGATATGGATATGCAGCAGGCCGTAAGTGCAAAGCGGTTCCATCACCAATGGCTGCCCGATGAGGTAGGCAGCGAACCCGGTGCCTTATCTGATGCGGTAAAAGATAAGCTTACTAAAAAGGGATATAAGTTAACCAACAGGGGCGCTATTGGCCGCGTAGACGGTATATTGAAAACGAAGACTGGTTACCAGGGCGGCGCCGACCCGAGAGGGGATGATACGGCGATAGGTTGGTGA
- a CDS encoding AarF/ABC1/UbiB kinase family protein, translating to MSDNTNKEQNSIPTSKVERSAKFVKTGFKIGGNYIKHYSKKLFNPEMDRSELNEDNATDIYQSLSELKGSALKVAQMLSMDKNLLPQAYVDKFTQSQYNAPPLSGPLIVQTFKKYFGKNPDQIYDKFNIRSTNAASIGQVHQAELNGKKLAVKIQYPGVGDSISSDLKLVKPFAFRMLGMSEKELDIYMREVEERLLEETDYELEVRRSIEFSIACKNLYNIVFPEYYPDLSSKRIITMDWLEGKHLREFLATNPSQQLRDQIGQALWDFYNYQQHELRAVHADPHPGNFLITPEGKLGVIDFGCIKVMPDDFYYPFFALTSTNLFDDKDETIKAFRKLEMILPNDTPAQIEFYYSMYKQMISLFAKPYITNTFDFGEKAFFDDLFGFGEKVSKMPEFKQARGVKHFIYVNRTNFGLYNILHELKARVKTDTYKPHIAAAGQ from the coding sequence ATGAGCGATAATACTAATAAAGAGCAAAACAGCATTCCTACCAGTAAAGTTGAACGAAGCGCCAAATTCGTTAAAACGGGCTTCAAAATTGGCGGCAATTACATTAAGCATTACTCTAAAAAACTGTTTAACCCGGAAATGGACAGGTCTGAGTTGAACGAGGATAACGCTACCGACATTTACCAGTCGTTAAGCGAGCTTAAAGGCAGCGCGCTAAAAGTAGCGCAAATGCTTAGCATGGATAAAAACCTATTGCCGCAGGCTTATGTAGATAAGTTTACGCAATCGCAATACAATGCGCCGCCATTGTCTGGGCCGCTTATTGTGCAAACGTTTAAAAAATATTTCGGTAAAAACCCCGACCAGATCTACGACAAGTTCAACATCCGCTCTACCAACGCTGCATCTATAGGGCAGGTGCATCAGGCCGAGCTTAACGGCAAAAAGCTGGCGGTAAAGATCCAATACCCCGGTGTGGGCGATTCCATCTCGTCTGACCTGAAACTGGTAAAACCCTTCGCCTTCAGGATGCTGGGCATGAGCGAAAAAGAACTGGACATTTACATGCGTGAAGTAGAAGAGCGCTTACTGGAAGAAACCGATTATGAATTGGAGGTACGCCGCTCCATAGAGTTTTCAATCGCCTGCAAAAACCTGTATAACATTGTTTTCCCCGAATATTACCCCGACCTGTCAAGCAAACGTATTATCACCATGGATTGGCTGGAAGGCAAGCACCTGCGCGAATTTTTGGCTACCAACCCATCGCAGCAGCTACGCGACCAGATCGGCCAGGCGCTTTGGGATTTTTATAACTACCAGCAGCACGAGCTACGTGCCGTACATGCAGACCCGCACCCGGGAAATTTTTTGATCACCCCCGAAGGCAAACTGGGCGTTATTGACTTCGGCTGTATAAAAGTTATGCCCGACGATTTTTATTACCCCTTCTTCGCCCTTACCTCAACAAATTTGTTCGATGACAAAGATGAAACCATCAAAGCTTTCCGCAAGCTGGAAATGATATTGCCAAATGACACACCTGCGCAAATTGAATTTTATTACAGCATGTATAAGCAAATGATAAGCCTGTTTGCCAAGCCATACATTACTAATACTTTTGATTTTGGCGAGAAAGCATTTTTTGACGATCTGTTTGGCTTTGGCGAAAAGGTTTCAAAAATGCCCGAGTTTAAGCAAGCCCGCGGTGTAAAACACTTTATTTACGTAAACCGCACAAATTTCGGACTATACAATATTTTGCACGAGTTAAAAGCGAGGGTAAAAACAGACACCTATAAACCCCATATTGCGGCTGCCGGGCAGTAA
- a CDS encoding DASH family cryptochrome has translation MSEKIILVWFRNDLRIHDNEILSEAVRRADKVLPVYIFDPFYFRTNAGGALKTGSFRARFLLEAVTDLRENLRKYDAQLIVRTGDPAEVLTQLAEEYNVSEVYHHREVAPDETDVSERVEGALWKMQLNLKHFIGHTMYHKEDLPFPIKDIPDSFVTFKKKVERDSTVRPCVVSPGQIPTPEITDAGAIPTLEDLGVPNPVDDARAGEKVTGGETAALKQLHNYLENCMQSSDGKNIRSALCNSSGLGPWLAVGCISPRQVYWEVVNYHREHRLQNTDPIMLELLWRDYFRFMFKKHGQKFFRSEGFGDVPDVAANQDELFEQWKNGQTGVPFIDAAMHQLNATGYITNYSRQAVATYLTKDMQVDWTKGARYFEEKLIDYSPASNWGNWAFIAGVGNDTKSNRFFNAAKPVSQLDDKSDFITTWLPAAESLS, from the coding sequence ATGAGTGAAAAGATTATACTGGTTTGGTTTAGGAATGACCTGCGCATACACGATAACGAAATATTATCTGAAGCAGTGCGCAGGGCTGATAAAGTTTTACCGGTATATATTTTTGATCCGTTTTACTTCCGCACCAATGCCGGCGGCGCTTTAAAAACAGGCAGCTTTCGTGCCCGGTTCTTATTGGAAGCCGTAACTGACCTGCGTGAAAACCTGAGAAAATACGACGCTCAATTGATCGTCCGCACTGGCGACCCGGCCGAAGTGCTCACCCAACTGGCCGAAGAGTATAACGTTAGCGAAGTTTACCACCACCGTGAGGTAGCGCCTGACGAAACCGACGTTTCTGAAAGGGTGGAAGGTGCCTTGTGGAAAATGCAGCTTAACCTAAAGCATTTTATCGGGCATACTATGTACCACAAAGAGGACCTGCCCTTCCCGATAAAGGATATACCAGACAGCTTCGTTACCTTTAAAAAGAAGGTGGAGCGCGATAGTACTGTACGGCCTTGCGTTGTCAGTCCGGGACAGATACCAACGCCCGAAATTACAGATGCCGGAGCGATACCAACGCTTGAAGACCTTGGGGTACCCAACCCTGTTGACGATGCACGCGCAGGCGAAAAGGTTACCGGCGGAGAAACAGCGGCATTGAAACAGCTGCATAATTACCTTGAAAACTGCATGCAAAGCAGCGATGGTAAAAATATACGCAGCGCGTTATGTAATTCATCGGGCCTCGGGCCGTGGCTGGCCGTTGGCTGTATATCGCCCAGGCAGGTATATTGGGAGGTGGTTAATTATCACCGCGAGCACCGTTTACAGAACACCGACCCGATAATGCTGGAATTGCTTTGGCGCGATTACTTCAGGTTTATGTTTAAAAAACACGGGCAAAAGTTTTTCCGGTCCGAAGGGTTTGGCGATGTGCCCGATGTTGCCGCCAACCAGGACGAGCTTTTTGAGCAATGGAAAAACGGCCAAACAGGTGTGCCGTTTATTGATGCTGCCATGCATCAGCTTAATGCCACCGGCTACATAACCAACTACAGCAGGCAGGCGGTAGCTACCTATCTAACTAAAGATATGCAGGTTGACTGGACAAAAGGTGCGCGTTATTTTGAAGAGAAACTGATAGATTATTCGCCGGCCAGTAATTGGGGTAACTGGGCTTTTATCGCGGGCGTAGGCAATGATACCAAGAGCAACCGTTTTTTTAACGCTGCTAAGCCAGTCAGCCAATTGGATGATAAAAGCGATTTTATAACCACCTGGCTGCCCGCTGCCGAGAGCTTAAGTTAG
- a CDS encoding MarR family winged helix-turn-helix transcriptional regulator codes for MRSSVKHQETIDYFLKIVWQTVANRYNQLVTEFGITQSIGYLLINIDEEGTTVSQAAALLGLKSTSLSRMLNQLEQTGLIYRESNKGDKRSVKIYLTELGKEKRQLAKNVVKQFNNYLNAHISDADKQYLTEMLKKINQLTLNYKP; via the coding sequence ATGCGAAGCAGTGTAAAACACCAGGAAACGATTGATTATTTTTTAAAGATAGTTTGGCAAACTGTTGCCAACCGTTATAACCAGTTAGTTACCGAATTTGGTATTACACAGTCTATTGGTTACCTGCTCATCAATATCGACGAAGAGGGCACTACGGTATCGCAGGCGGCAGCGCTACTGGGCCTTAAATCAACCAGTTTATCGCGTATGTTGAACCAATTGGAACAAACCGGGCTTATTTACCGCGAATCGAACAAAGGGGATAAACGTTCGGTAAAAATATATTTAACCGAGCTGGGTAAAGAGAAGCGCCAACTGGCAAAAAACGTTGTAAAACAATTTAATAATTACCTTAACGCCCATATAAGCGATGCTGATAAACAGTATTTAACTGAGATGCTTAAAAAAATAAATCAGCTTACCCTCAACTACAAACCATAA
- a CDS encoding TetR family transcriptional regulator C-terminal domain-containing protein, translating into MATTESIQKAYIDHVLTEGQPPKSVYVFAKKNKMAEEEFYRFFGSFDAVEQSVWADLTNKTLTEIRGQEIWVQYSSREKALSFFYSFFELLKSNRSFAVYSIKKHRALGTPKVLEPTKELFENFAEGILNEGIETQELSDRKFFSKRYKDALWVQFGFVLNFWINDDSAGFEKTDEAIEKGVNVTFDLFQRSPIDNLFEYGKFLAKNGGLKEKMGF; encoded by the coding sequence ATGGCAACTACCGAAAGCATCCAAAAAGCTTATATCGATCATGTACTTACCGAGGGGCAGCCGCCAAAATCGGTTTATGTGTTCGCTAAAAAGAATAAAATGGCCGAAGAAGAGTTTTACCGTTTTTTCGGATCGTTTGACGCGGTTGAACAGAGCGTTTGGGCCGACCTGACCAACAAAACGCTTACCGAGATACGCGGGCAGGAAATTTGGGTGCAGTACTCTTCGCGCGAAAAAGCCTTATCGTTTTTTTACAGCTTTTTTGAGCTGTTGAAAAGCAACCGCAGCTTTGCTGTTTACAGTATAAAGAAACACCGCGCCCTCGGTACCCCAAAGGTACTGGAGCCAACAAAAGAGTTGTTTGAAAACTTTGCTGAAGGCATTTTGAACGAGGGCATAGAAACGCAAGAGCTTAGCGACCGCAAGTTTTTCAGCAAGCGTTATAAAGATGCACTTTGGGTACAGTTTGGGTTTGTGCTGAATTTTTGGATAAACGACGATTCGGCCGGGTTCGAGAAAACCGATGAAGCAATAGAAAAAGGCGTAAACGTAACTTTCGACCTTTTCCAGCGCTCGCCGATTGATAACCTTTTTGAGTACGGCAAGTTCCTGGCCAAGAATGGCGGGTTAAAGGAAAAGATGGGTTTTTAG
- a CDS encoding deoxyribodipyrimidine photo-lyase, with the protein MVKNIPVSIFWFRRDLRLADNAGLYHALKSGNPVLPIFIFDKNILQHLEDEDDARVTFIYKAIEDLTKLCQAHGSSLLTLFDTAEHAWEKLIGAYNIAAVYTNHDYEPYATARDTAVKNLLAKHNITLFTYKDQVIFEKDEVIKDDGKPYTVYTPYKNKWYQKLSPFYLKSYPSEKYLNNLFQTEPSALPTLQEMGFVISGLSYPNKSYQNIIDRYAQTRDYPAIKGTSHVGVHLRFGTISIRQCARDAYASPEKTWLNELIWREFYMMILYHFPKTMDHAFRPEYDRIEWLNNEYQFEAWCKGETGFPLVDAGMRELNATGFMHNRVRMVTASFLSKDLLIDWRWGERYFARKLLDYEMASNVGGWQWAAGSGTDAAPYFRIFNPDSQLKKFDPKMEYIKKWVPEYADFSTYPKPIVDHAFARERCLKAFKKALSK; encoded by the coding sequence ATGGTTAAAAACATACCGGTAAGTATTTTCTGGTTTCGCCGCGATCTGCGGTTGGCAGATAACGCGGGTTTATATCATGCTTTAAAAAGTGGTAACCCTGTGCTGCCTATATTTATTTTTGATAAAAATATACTGCAGCACCTGGAAGATGAAGACGACGCCCGCGTAACGTTTATCTATAAAGCTATCGAAGATTTAACCAAGCTGTGCCAGGCACACGGTAGCAGCTTACTTACTTTATTTGATACGGCCGAACACGCCTGGGAAAAACTGATCGGGGCTTACAACATCGCCGCTGTTTATACCAATCACGATTACGAGCCTTATGCAACGGCGCGCGATACGGCTGTAAAAAATTTGCTGGCTAAGCATAACATCACGCTTTTTACTTATAAAGACCAGGTTATTTTTGAAAAAGACGAGGTAATTAAAGATGATGGTAAGCCGTACACGGTTTATACGCCTTATAAAAACAAATGGTATCAAAAGCTATCGCCGTTTTACCTGAAAAGTTATCCGTCTGAGAAATACTTAAACAATCTGTTCCAGACAGAACCATCTGCATTACCTACGTTACAGGAGATGGGGTTTGTGATAAGCGGATTAAGTTACCCCAATAAAAGTTACCAAAACATTATTGACCGTTATGCTCAAACACGCGATTACCCTGCCATAAAAGGCACCTCGCACGTAGGCGTACATTTGCGTTTCGGCACTATAAGTATACGCCAATGTGCAAGGGATGCGTATGCATCGCCCGAAAAGACCTGGCTGAACGAACTGATATGGCGGGAGTTTTACATGATGATATTGTATCACTTTCCAAAAACGATGGATCATGCCTTCAGGCCGGAATACGACCGTATTGAATGGCTTAACAACGAGTACCAGTTTGAGGCCTGGTGCAAAGGGGAAACAGGCTTCCCGCTGGTAGATGCAGGCATGCGCGAACTTAATGCCACCGGCTTTATGCACAACAGGGTGCGCATGGTAACAGCCAGTTTTTTAAGCAAGGACCTGCTGATAGACTGGCGCTGGGGCGAGCGCTATTTTGCACGTAAACTATTGGATTACGAAATGGCCAGTAACGTTGGCGGCTGGCAATGGGCGGCCGGCAGCGGTACCGATGCAGCGCCGTATTTTAGAATATTTAACCCGGACAGCCAGTTAAAAAAGTTCGACCCCAAAATGGAATACATCAAAAAATGGGTTCCGGAATATGCCGACTTCAGCACATATCCAAAACCCATTGTCGATCACGCCTTTGCGCGCGAACGGTGTTTAAAAGCTTTTAAAAAGGCTTTAAGTAAATAA
- a CDS encoding HAD family phosphatase: MSDQKISNKSKKVLSFGEDLGEASFAAIFDMDGTLIDNTPFHFDAWQQLFNKRGLPQLSHETYLAEISGVPILNTITRFFGDNLDKAEQQALVKEKQQLYEATFLPYLRPVNGLENFLAEIKDAGAKIALATSSGVEDIDFIFEAIPIRQYFDAIVTGNMVSQPKPSPQIFLKAAERLGARAEKCVVFEDSLSGLKAGNNAGMKVVGITTAHPAAIITELANMVIDDYADITPQKLAALFD, from the coding sequence ATGAGCGATCAGAAAATTTCTAATAAAAGTAAGAAAGTCCTCTCCTTTGGAGAGGATTTAGGTGAGGCTTCTTTCGCCGCCATATTTGATATGGATGGCACGCTGATAGATAACACGCCGTTCCATTTTGACGCATGGCAGCAACTTTTTAATAAACGCGGCCTGCCCCAGCTAAGCCACGAAACTTACCTGGCTGAAATAAGCGGCGTGCCGATATTGAACACCATTACCAGGTTTTTTGGCGATAATTTGGATAAAGCCGAACAGCAGGCATTGGTTAAAGAAAAGCAGCAGCTTTACGAGGCTACCTTTTTACCATACCTGCGCCCGGTTAACGGATTGGAAAATTTTTTAGCAGAGATAAAAGACGCCGGCGCTAAAATAGCTTTGGCTACATCGTCAGGAGTAGAGGATATTGATTTTATTTTTGAAGCCATCCCCATAAGGCAGTATTTTGACGCCATCGTCACCGGTAATATGGTCAGCCAGCCTAAGCCATCGCCGCAAATATTTTTAAAGGCTGCCGAACGCCTTGGCGCCCGTGCCGAAAAATGTGTTGTGTTTGAAGATTCCCTGTCGGGATTAAAGGCTGGGAACAATGCGGGCATGAAGGTTGTTGGCATCACTACCGCGCACCCGGCCGCAATAATTACCGAACTGGCAAACATGGTAATTGACGACTATGCCGACATAACGCCGCAAAAACTGGCCGCATTATTTGATTGA